The following coding sequences lie in one Populus trichocarpa isolate Nisqually-1 chromosome 14, P.trichocarpa_v4.1, whole genome shotgun sequence genomic window:
- the LOC7494148 gene encoding uncharacterized protein LOC7494148 has protein sequence MKTLQSAQEQSTQISQDSQSEQQNNHKTEAPVADSSSISASSNDSRKVSRQDIELVQNLIERCLQLYMNRDEVVKTLLTRARIDPGFTTLVWQKLEEENADFFRAYYIRLKLKKQILLFNHLLERQYHLMKYPVPSKVPLAPIQNGVHPMPVNNLPMGYPVLQQPQMPAPGQPHLDSMSCGISSCHVVNGIPAPGNFHPIRMNSGNDMVMGNSAADTAPVVPPSSAISSMSEMPLSPTSVTSNGHFPFNASDMSGMGVDTSALYTAFASDAASSVGLQLGPDGGAGNSRSLEQIQWTFSLSDLTADLSNLGDLGALGNYPGSPFLPSDSEILLDSPENEDIVEEFFVDSVPGPPYQSDEEKS, from the exons ATGAAGACCTTACAG AGTGCACAAGAACAGTCCACCCAAATTTCACAGGATTCCCAAAGCGAGCAACAGAATAATCACAAAACAGAGGCTCCAGTAGCGGACTCTAGTTCAATATCTGCATCAAGCAATGATAGCAGAAAGGTTTCACGCCAAGATATTGAACTT GTCCAAAATTTAATAGAACGCTGCCTACAATTGTATATGAATAGAGACGAGGTTGTTAAAACCCTCTTGACCCGTGCTAGGATAGACCCTGGGTTTACGACACTTG TATGGCAGAAgttggaagaagaaaatgctGATTTCTTTAGGGCCTATTACATTAGGCTGAAATTGAAGAAACAGATTCTCTTGTTTAATCATTTGCTTGAGCGTCAATATCATCTCATGAAGTATCCTGTACCTTCGAAAGTTCCTTTGGCTCCAATACAAAACGGGGTTCATCCCATGCCCG TTAACAATTTACCGATGGGATACCCTGTCCTGCAACAACCCCAAATGCCAGCTCCAGGTCAACCTCATCTTGACTCAATGAGCTGTGGAATATCAAGCTGTCATGTTGTTAATGGAATCCCTGCGCCAGGAAATTTTCATCCCATTCGGATGAATTCTGGAAATGA TATGGTGATGGGAAATAGTGCAGCTGATACAGCTCCTGTAGTGCCACCAAGCAGTGCCATTTCATCCATGTCTGAGATGCCTCTGAGCCCTACGTCAGTGACATCTAATGGTCATTTTCCATTTAATGCATCTGACATGTCAGGAATGGGGGTAGACACCTCAGCACTATATACAGCATTTGCATCTGATGCGGCAAGCTCTGTAGGATTGCAGCTTGGACCAGATGGTGGGGCTGGAAATTCCAGATCATTGGAACAGATTCAATGGACTTTCAGCCTTTCAGACCTAACAGCAGATCTGTCGAACTTGGGAG ATTTAGGAGCTCTAGGAAACTATCCTGGTTCCCCCTTTCTGCCTTCTGATTCTGAGATCTTGCTTGATTCTCCAGAGAACGAGGACATAG TGGAGGAGTTTTTTGTTGATTCCGTCCCAGGGCCACCATACCAGTCAGATGAAGAGAAGTCCTAG
- the LOC7492774 gene encoding cyclic nucleotide-gated ion channel 1, whose protein sequence is MNLNGNKFVRFQDWSSEKSFSSEQQYSNEYGFYARKAKPIFYSVWDNIRRGWEMGSERIRSLKKPLRFYSKGAQPAKEPGPKRKILDPQGPFLQKWNKFFMLVCVLAVAIDPLFFYIPWIKSTEKDKCLDVDRKMQAAACILRTLIDILYILRIVFQFRTGFIAPSSRVFGRGELVEDPKAIAKKYVTSYFIIDILAILPLPQVVVLIILPRVDGPVSLAAKNLFEFVIFSQYIPRLIRIYPLFKEINRTSGILTETAWAGAVFNLFLYMLASHVIGAFWYLFSIERQDTCWHEVCKDQARCDTMYRYCGDHRKKDYTFPTESCPFIQPDQVHNSTVFNFGIFIDALDSGVVESTYFPRKFFYCFWWGLRNLSSLGQNLKTSTFIGEILFAIFISIAGLVLFALLIGNMQKYLESTTVRVEEMRVKRRDTDHWMSQRMLPDNLRERIRRYEQYKWQETRGVEERGLIRNLPKDLRRDINRHLCLDLIKKVPMFKKMDETILDAVCDRLKAALYTKDSYIVREGEPVDEMLFIMRGNLVSVTTNGGRTGFFNAVSLKAGDFCGEGLLTWALDPQCSSNLPISTRTVQALSEVEAFALEADDLKSVASQFRQLHHKDIQHTFRFFSVQWKTWAACFIQAAWRRHCRRKQAKSLRQAEEKLQDSLANEASTSPSLGVAIYASQFAANALRNLRRKGTHATRLPQRLSLLPQKPTEPDFFAQHQK, encoded by the exons ATGAATCTCAATGGAAATAAATTTGTCAG GTTTCAGGACTGGAGCTCAGAGAAATCCTTCAGTTCAGAGCAGCAATACTCCAATGAATATGGATTTTACGCAAGAAAAGCCAAACCAATTTTCTATTCAGTTTGGGATAATATCCGAAGAGGATGGGAGATGGGTTCAGAGAGGATTAGAAGCCTAAAGAAACCATTGCGATTCTACTCTAAGGGTGCTCAGCCAGCGAAAGAACCAGGACCTAAAAGGAAGATTCTTGATCCGCAAGGTCCATTTCTCCAGAAATGGAACAAATTTTTTATGCTTGTTTGCGTGCTTGCAGTGGCTATAGACCCCTTATTCTTTTACATTCCGTGGATTAAGAGCACTGAAAAAGATAAATGCCTTGATGTGGACCGTAAGATGCAAGCTGCTGCTTGCATTCTTCGTACACTCATTGATATCTTATACATACTTCGCATAGTCTTCCAATTCCGCACTGGGTTTATAGCCCCTTCTTCTCGCGTATTCGGAAGGGGTGAGTTGGTTGAGGATCCTAAAGCTATAGCCAAAAAATACGTGACCTCCTACTTTATCATTGATATTCTTGCAATTCTTCCGCTTCCTCAG GTAGTAGTTTTAATCATCCTTCCACGAGTGGATGGCCCGGTTTCACTGGCTGCAAAGAACTTATTTGAGTTTGTAATTTTCTCCCAATACATACCAAGGCTTATTCGAATCTATCCACTCTTCAAAGAAATAAACAGAACTTCTGGCATACTTACTGAAACAGCATGGGCGGGAGCTGTTTTCAACCTCTTTCTCTACATGCTGGCCAGTCAT GTAATTGGAGCCTTCTGGTACTTGTTCTCAATCGAACGACAAGATACTTGCTGGCATGAGGTGTGTAAGGACCAAGCAAGGTGTGATACCATGTATCGGTATTGTGGAGATCATCGTAAAAAAGACTACACATTCCCGACTGAATCATGCCCTTTTATCCAACCTGATCAAGTTCATAACTCAACGGTCTTCAATTTTGGTATATTTATTGATGCTCTTGATTCTGGAGTGGTGGAATCTACTTATTTTCCACGGAAATTCTTCTACTGCTTTTGGTGGGGTTTGCGTAATCTCAG cTCTCTTGGCCAAAACCTTAAAACAAGCACTTTCATTGGGGAGATTCTCTTTGCCATCTTCATATCCATTGCTGGATTGGTTTTGTTTGCACTGCTTATTGGAAATATGCAG AAATATCTTGAATCCACAACTGTTAGAGTAGAGGAAATGCGGGTGAAGAGGAGAGACACAGATCATTGGATGTCTCAACGAATGCTCCCTGATAACCTGAGGGAACGAATTAGGCGGTATGAACAGTACAAATGGCAAGAAACTAGAGGTGTGGAAGAGCGGGGTCTAATTCGTAATCTTCCTAAAGATCTCAGGAGGGACATAAACCGCCATCTTTGCTTGGACCTGATCAAGAAA GTGCCGatgtttaaaaaaatggatgagaCAATATTAGATGCGGTATGTGACCGTCTCAAGGCAGCTCTTTACACCAAGGATAGCTACATTGTTCGAGAAGGGGAACCAGTCGATGAGATGCTATTTATCATGAGAGGTAATCTAGTAAGTGTGACCACCAATGGTGGAAGAACTGGTTTTTTCAATGCTGTCTCTCTCAAGGCTGGTGACTTCTGTGGAGAAGGGTTACTTACATGGGCCCTGGATCCCCAATGCTCCTCCAACCTCCCTATCTCAACTAGAACGGTACAAGCTCTATCAGAGGTTGAGGCCTTTGCTCTAGAAGCTGATGACTTGAAGTCTGTAGCTTCCCAGTTTCGCCAATTACATCACAAGGATATCCAGCACACATTCAG GTTCTTCTCAGTGCAGTGGAAGACATGGGCAGCGTGCTTCATACAGGCAGCATGGCGCCGTCACTGTAGGAGGAAGCAGGCTAAAAGCTTACGTCAAGCAGAAGAAAAACTGCAAGATTCTTTGGCAAACGAGGCCAGTACATCGCCAAGCCTAGGTGTTGCCATTTATGCATCACAGTTTGCTGCCAACGCATTAAGAAATCTGCGGCGGAAGGGCACACATGCCACTAGATTGCCACAGAGACTGTCATTGCTGCCTCAGAAGCCAACGGAGCCTGATTTTTTTGCTCAACATCAAAAGTAA
- the LOC7492775 gene encoding non-specific lipid-transfer protein A has protein sequence MLKAAAMSTHLFALLAVILLLLSRPTMPSPDDKVSCATIVSKLTSCINYISDKSKDPSKTCCAGVKEISGFVKSKSDRKDACECLKNTLSKIKYDPSRIPTLPKNCGVSLVLPPISSSTDCSTAFGY, from the exons ATGTTGAAAGCAGCAGCAATGAGCACTCATCTATTTGCATTGCTAGCAGTAATTCTTCTGTTACTTTCAAGACCAACCATGCCTTCTCCTGATGATAAGGTTTCCTGCGCGACAATTGTGTCGAAGTTAACCTCATGCATCAATTATATCAGTGACAAATCAAAAGATCCGTCAAAGACTTGCTGTGCTGGGGTCAAGGAAATTAGTGGTTTTGTTAAAAGCAAATCAGATAGGAAGGATGCATGCGAGTGTCTTAAGAACACACTAAGCAAGATTAAATACGATCCCTCTCGCATCCCTACACTTCCCAAGAATTGTGGGGTGTCCCTTGTTCTTCCTCCTATTTCCAGCAGCACTGACTGCTCCAC TGCGTTTGGCTATTAA
- the LOC7494149 gene encoding uncharacterized protein LOC7494149: MSIMYHPSPKPAAMEDHSDPMPFQIFAKLLDGKTTILNFETPDSCTTHSIKQKIFEITKIPIHYQRLICRGVQLNDDAIITIPESTVYLLLRLLGGKGGFGSLLRGAATKAGQKKTNNFDACRDMSGRRLRHVNAEKKLEEWKAEEEDRRLEKMAEEFIKKKAKKGKKGAGDGEAEKYVARYREESAKCAAVVEEAMKEVFGNGKGNGFRKRKGKGVVEGMEAKKLKIWTGKRKLGESEGMDEDSSDDDSDEENEKSVVLNNGNHSDSNNKAEGSQDSVTGNQDGECSGGASCASSSEEEKEASAEQSLISNPCGEIALKKEDEVVEAQILEETVAKTEEVFETEALEAEKQENVGPNSQCPNASDSGKGGIIESRPVIAEPNGFSKSKPVSNEIVNVGNGDSEKPLNFDEFNSSSELEVLGMERLKTELQVRGLKCGGTLQERAARLFLLKSTPLEKLPKKLLAKK; encoded by the exons ATGTCCATCATGTATCATCCTTCTCCAAAACCAGCAGCCATGGAAGATCACAGCGATCCTATGCCCTTCCAGATCTTCGCGAAGCTTCTAGACGGAAAAACAACAATCCTAAATTTCGAAACCCCAGACTCATGTACAACCCACTCAATCAAGCAAAAAATCTTCGAAATCACTAAAATCCCTATTCATTATCAACGTTTGATATGCAGAGGAGTCCAATTAAACGACGACGCTATCATCACAATCCCCGAATCCACGGTCTATCTCCTCCTCCGTCTCCTCGGTGGCAAAGGCGGGTTCGGGTCTCTCCTTCGCGGGGCCGCCACAAAAGCTGGTCAAAAGAAGACGAATAATTTTGACGCGTGTCGGGATATGAGTGGAAGGAGACTGAGGCACGTGAATGCGGAGAAGAAGTTGGAGGAGTGGAAAGCGGAGGAAGAGGATAGGAGGTTGGAGAAGATGGCGGAGGAGTTTATTAAGAAGAAGGCGAAGAAAGGGAAAAAGGGGGCTGGAGATGGTGAGGCGGAGAAGTACGTGGCTAGGTATAGAGAGGAGTCGGCGAAATGTGCTGCAGTAGTTGAGGAGGCTATGAAAGAGGTGTTTGGGAATGGGAAGGGGAATGGGTTTAGGAAGAGGAAGGGGAAGGGAGTTGTGGAAGGTATGGAAGCcaagaaattaaagatttg GACGGGGAAGAGAAAATTGGGTGAAAGTGAAGGAATGGATGAAGATAGTAGTGATGATGACAGTGACGAGGAAAATGAGAAATCTGTTGTTTTAAATAATGGGAATCATTCAGATTCAAATAACAAAGCCGAGGGGAGTCAAGATTCGGTTACTGGAAATCAAGATGGTGAATGTTCTGGCGGTGCTTCTTGTGCCAGTAGCtctgaagaagaaaaggaggctTCTGCAGAACAAAGCTTGATATCTAATCCCTGTGGAGAAATTGCTCTGAAAAAAGAGGATGAAGTGGTTGAAGCACAGATTCTTGAGGAAACAGTAGCGAAGACTGAAGAGGTTTTTGAAACTGAAGCACTTGAGGCTGAAAAGCAGGAGAATGTTGGACCTAATTCTCAATGTCCAAATGCTTCAGATTCTGGAAAGGGGGGAATTATTGAAAGCAGACCAGTTATTGCTGAACCCAATGGTTTCTCTAAATCCAAACCTGTGTCTAATGAGATAGTTAATGTAGGCAATGGTGATTCGGAGAAGCCACTAAATTTTGATGAATTCAATTCATCATCAGAGTTGGAG GTACTTGGCATGGAAAGGTTGAAGACTGAACTGCAGGTCCGCGGGCTTAAGTGTGGGGGTACATTACAAGAGCGTGCTGCAAGGCTTTTCCTCTTGAAATCTACTCCATTGGAGAAGCTTCCCAAAAAACTACTTGCTAAGAAATGA
- the LOC7492776 gene encoding putative RING-H2 finger protein ATL21A, translating into MGILEVLFLIKLLRFMNAAADCSISACGIDDVPVRFPFRLQGNQPRNCGYPGFDLSCNNRRTTVLKLPHSGDFLVRDIDYRTQQIQLYDKDNCLPKRLLQLNLSGSPFAAVFHQNYTFLSCPTQFVMSRFPIIDCLSNSTISVLATSSTFLVTLLSSLCDVISTLLIPASWPVQHYEGFSSKLSEDLLLTWFSPDCHQCETHGGTCGFHGNASQEILCSNNSHRGNSRQVGILFVSIGIPVLVCACGMAISAYLMIWHARRNAVSNTQRNTATATVSPRPTILVMGLDESTIESFDKLVLGESKRLPGPNGSTCAICLSEYNSKETLRMIPECKHCFHADCVDEWLRMNGTCPVCRKSPSPAHVTSSNISH; encoded by the exons ATGGGCATCTTAGAAGTTCTCTTTCTGATCAAGCTCCTTCGTTTTATGAATGCAGCGGCAGATTGCTCGATCTCCGCGTGCGGCATCGACGACGTCCCCGTTAGATTCCCTTTCCGACTACAAGGAAATCAACCCCGAAACTGTGGTTACCCTGGTTTCGATCTAAGTTGCAATAATCGGAGGACGACAGTTCTAAAACTTCCTCATTCTGGGGACTTTCTCGTGCGTGACATCGATTATCGCACTCAACAGATACAGCTTTACGACAAGGATAATTGCCTTCCTAAACGCCTTCTACAGCTCAATCTCTCAGGTTCTCCTTTCGCTGCTGTTTTTCATCAGAACTACACCTTTCTAAGCTGTCCGACTCAGTTCGTAATGTCTCGCTTCCCTATCATCGATTGCCTTAGCAACTCAACAATTTCAGTTTTAGCCACCTCTTCCACCTTCCTCGTGACATTATTGTCCTCATTATGTGATGTTATCAGTACACTGCTAATTCCAGCTTCATGGCCAGTTCAACACTATGAAGGGTTCTCATCTAAGCTCAGCGAGGATCTTCTATTAACTTGGTTTTCTCCTGATTGTCACCAATGCGAAACACATGGCGGCACGTGTGGTTTCCATGGAAATGCTAGTCAAGAAATTCTTTGCTCTAACAATTCTCATAGAG GCAATAGTCGCCAAGTTGGGATCCTTTTCGTGTCGATTGGAATACCCGTTCTTGTATGTGCATGTGGGATGGCTATTTCTGCATACCTTATGATCTGGCATGCTCGACGCAATGCGGTATCTAACACGCAGAGGAACACCGCAACAGCAACAGTATCACCGCGACCTACCATCCTGGTGATGGGTCTTGATGAGTCCACCATTGAATCATTTGACAAGCTGGTCCTTGGGGAAAGTAAGCGGCTACCTGGTCCCAATGGTAGCACCTGTGCTATATGCTTATCGGAATATAACAGCAAAGAAACACTGAGAATGATACCAGAATGCAAGCACTGCTTCCATGCAGACTGCGTTGATGAATGGCTACGGATGAACGGTACCTGTCCAGTTTGCCGGAAATCACCATCCCCTGCTCATGTTACATCATCAAACATTTCACATTAA
- the LOC7494150 gene encoding probable F-box protein At3g61730 produces the protein MEEESSPRNIEKMKMRKRLRRESTICSCKSPSLQNQNSRCSFNWYEVDLWTEVAKFLDGKSLVKLAATCRWFHSVIMHDSVWKFACLRDLQVPAPCHVAFKWIKLYGSLADGSHSYKFRDNEKHIDWMRIGAFFFDSQVALLSERLSLPLKIINKDNVEKALESSGACLLSNIKKGIWIADLQLVRCPVCELDTCEGTMQTLEVRNMELFLCDGYQNASWDYELIGSYKINKSVDAASGGIFDLKHIKDRAMAGVFNLKSWAGKPSDMQPKAMITFHSVAIRTNLQENQGLLTKYYTMRAGPEGEVVSIRISQQLA, from the exons ATGGAAGAAGAGAGTTCACCgagaaatattgagaaaatgaaaatgagaaagCGATTGAGAAGAGAATCTACGATTTGCAGTTGCAAATCTCCTAGTCTACAAAACCAAAACTCTCGTTGCTCTTTCAATtg GTATGAAGTGGATCTATGGACAGAGGTAGCTAAGTTTTTGGACGGGAAGTCTCTGGTGAAGCTGGCTGCGACTTGCCGATGGTTCCACAGCGTCATCATGCATGACAGCGTATGGAAGTTTGCTTGTTTGCGTGATCTTCAAGTCCCAGCCCCATGCCATGTGGCATTCAAGTGGATCAAGCTCTATGGTTCACTAGCTG ATGGGAGTCACTCGTACAAGTTCCGTGATAATGAGAAGCACATTG ATTGGATGAGGATTGGCGCATTTTTCTTCGACTCCCAAGTAGCACTCTTGTCCGAGAGGCTCAGCCTgccattgaaaataattaacaaagacAATGTGGAGAAGGCTCTGGAATCCAGTGGAGCTTGTCTGCTAAGTAACATCAAAAAAGGGATCTGGATAGCAG ATCTCCAGCTTGTTCGATGCCCTGTTTGTGAACTTGATACATGTGAGG GAACAATGCAGACACTAGAAGTAAGGAATATGGAGCTGTTTCTGTGTGACGGATACCAGAATGCGAGCTGGGACTATGAGCTGATTGGATCCTATAAAATCAACAAGTCTGTTGATGCAGCTTCTGGTGGCATTTTTGATCTCAAACACATCAAGGACCGCGCAATGGCTG GTGTGTTTAATCTCAAGTCATGGGCAGGAAAACCCAGTGATATGCAGCCAAAGGCCATGATCACTTTCCATTCAGTTGCAATCCGCACcaatttacaagaaaatcaag GGCTTCTTACAAAGTACTACACGATGAGAGCTGGACCTGAAGGAGAAGTAGTTTCAATTAGAATCTCTCAGCAGCTTGCTTAG